One genomic segment of Oncorhynchus kisutch isolate 150728-3 linkage group LG15, Okis_V2, whole genome shotgun sequence includes these proteins:
- the LOC116353672 gene encoding cartilage oligomeric matrix protein-like, with protein sequence MRKCLPLESICIGLQAGGHSPVESEALWDSCPNRQAGGHSPVESEGLWDSCPNRQAGGHSPVESEALWDRCLNRQAGGQSPVESEALWDSCPNRQAGGQSPVESEALWDSCPNRQAGGQSAVESEALWDSCPNRQAGGQSYVEGEGQQDSCPNRQAGGHSPVEGEGLQDSCPNRQAGGQSPVESEALWDSCANRQAGGQSYVEGEGQQDSCPNRQAGGHSPVEGEGLQDSCPNRQAGGQSPVESEGLQDSCLNRQAGGQLPVESEALWDSCLNRQAGGQSPVESEALWDSCLNRQAGGQSPVESEGLQDSCPNRQAGGQSPVESEALWDSCPNRQRGRDVPSSSVRSPLHCSS encoded by the exons ATGCGGAAG TGTTTACCTTTGGAGAGCATCTGCATTGGGTTACAGGCTGGGGGACATTCACCTGTTGAGTCAGAGGCCCTATGGGACAGCTGTCCCAACAGGCAGGCTGGGGGACATTCACCTGTTGAGTCAGAGGGACTATGGGACAGCTGTCCCAACAGACAGGCTGGGGGACATTCACCTGTTGAGTCAGAGGCCCTATGGGACAGATGTCTCAACAGACAGGCTGGGGGACAGTCACCTGTTGAGTCAGAGGCCCTATGGGACAGCTGTCCCAACAGACAGGCTGGGGGACAGTCACCTGTTGAGTCAGAGGCCCTATGGGACAGCTGTCCCAACAGACAGGCTGGGGGACAGTCAGCTGTTGAGTCAGAGGCCCTATGGGACAGCTGTCCCAACAGACAGGCTGGGGGACAGTCGTATGTTGAGGGAGAGGGACAACAGGACAGCTGTCCCAACAGACAGGCTGGGGGACATTCACCTGTTGAGGGAGAGGGACTACAGGACAGCTGTCCCAACAGACAGGCTGGGGGACAGTCACCTGTTGAGTCAGAGGCCCTATGGGACAGCTGTGCCAACAGACAGGCTGGGGGACAGTCGTATGTTGAGGGAGAGGGACAACAGGACAGCTGTCCCAACAGACAGGCTGGGGGACATTCACCTGTTGAGGGAGAGGGACTACAGGACAGCTGTCCCAACAGACAGGCTGGGGGACAGTCACCTGTTGAGTCAGAGGGACTACAGGACAGCTGTCTCAACAGACAGGCTGGGGGACAGTTACCTGTTGAGTCAGAGGCCCTATGGGACAGCTGTCTCAACAGACAGGCTGGGGGACAGTCACCTGTTGAGTCAGAGGCCCTATGGGACAGCTGTCTCAACAGACAGGCTGGGGGACAGTCACCTGTTGAGTCAGAGGGACTACAGGACAGCTGTCCCAACAGACAGGCTGGGGGACAGTCACCTGTTGAGTCAGAGGCCCTATGGGACAGCTGTCccaacagacagagaggtagggaTGTGCCTTCATCATCCGTTCGGTCACCGCTCCACTGCTCTAGCTAG